A stretch of DNA from Carya illinoinensis cultivar Pawnee chromosome 12, C.illinoinensisPawnee_v1, whole genome shotgun sequence:
AAGGAATATacaaaagtgattgtatatagcaaaactcatttataAATAAGATCATTGACTCACCATGGGGTCAACAACTTTTCCATGCCAAAGGACATTATCAATCACAATGAGACCCCCAGTCTTCACCTGCAAAAGGAATCTAACAATTAAATCCTTACCAACTGCTTGCACGATAATGAATCAGAAACTTTGTTAAAGAAATCAAATGGGATGGGCAAATGGATTCGTTTCAGATTAATTGTAAAAATAGTTACTCTTACCAGTTGTAGAAGCAGTTCAAAGTATTCCTGATTCATCCTCTTCTCGGCATCAACAAATGCAAAATCATAGCTGAGTAAAAAGTGAATTGTTACAAAAACAATAATTTGTTATATCTGCCACTCAGAAATAACGAAAAATTTGGAAACTTCTGGATGctaaaaataaagtttttggTGAGAAGTGATATGGTAACAGGACTTCAAACGTGTGGATATAAAATGTTCACACATATATGGACTCAATTCTCACTGAGAATTGCTTTTCGTTGAGACAAAACTCACAAGGAAGAAAATAGATTTatgaattgaataaaatatgcaatacaTGCTGAGGCATAAGTGTGGACTAGTATTGCTCTTTACTAGAAACGAAAAATAATATTGACAGCAAGCTGTTTATGaaaaatgtaatataatattaacattGAATGCTGTGTTTACCTGCAAGCTTCACCATTCAGAATCATTGATTTTAGTGCATCAGCAGCAAGTCCATATCTAACATCCACCTAATGGAAATAAATTGTTTGAGAGGATAgagaaaaaattagaagaacTAGAAGTATCAGAAACAGTAATGATCGGATTGCATTGCTTGAGAATATTATTGGCTCTTCCAGTTTAATTGATGCGGTTTTAGTACACTTCAATTAGTACAAACTGTATAtgccacataaaaaattaaaaacgagATAACTACTACCTTGTGCAAAACACCTGCACGCTCATAGTACTTCTTTGCTATCTCAAGAGACTTGGCATCTCTTTCGCAGGCAACTAAATGACCTGATTCTGGGAGGACCAATGCAATTGCCAATGATGAATATCCCTGAATTAAGATTTAAGGTGGTAAGTAGCTACCTAAttgaatatgtaaaaaataaacctctatacaaaataaaaaagggagCTTCACTCTGGGTATTTATAATATATCCATTACCTTAAATGAACATAGACATCCATGATATTGATGTTCGGACCTTTCTACTaactaaaatgaagaaaaggtaaaaaaaaaaaaaaaaaaaagagtgtagGACCAACCATCAGCAGTATATTTTGGGAGTTCATTTAACCTGGATGAAAAGGTTCTACCAGGttcagcgaaaaaaaaaaaaaaaagaagtttctACCAAATACCATTTGAAACTAGTATGCActttgaagaaaaaagaaaggggtaaaagaagaaatgaagagaaaCAATATAAGCATGTTGGTCACAGTAATGTTGAGTGGCTATTGAGTTGGTAATTTCCCACCATGTTATATCTACAAGGGAGTTTTTCACTAACTACAAAGCACAAGAACTTTCTTAGTATGGAGATACATGACTGGCATAAGAGCCAGTACAATGAAGGAAACTATTTTTGAAGTCAGATTCCATGcaggcaaagaaaacaaaagagttgCCCTATCCATGTATGATACCacaaaataaattgtttttaagtCCTAGTTCGATCTTGATGAGCTGCCAGTATTTGACATAACCAAGATTTGTTTTTAATAAGAAAGTGCTTCTCTCTTGGAAGAAAACATGAGGTGGGAAATGCCAAGTTTGAGATTTTTCTCAAGGATTTTCTTACAGATGAAGTTAGGGTTGGATAATTCCACTTTAGTGTCAGATTTACATGGACACGTGACTTTGTTCAATTCATAATTTAGGTGAGAAAATTGCATTAATTTTGAGTAAGGTAATTCCTTGTATAGTTGGCATAGATCTCAAGCTTTTGGTATAGAGTTGATAAGATACTacaatctattttacaatagcAGTCTATTCATATCCGTCCCACCATTTTCCCTTCAAGTTGAAAGCAATTTCCACGTAAGTGTTGGCTTTATGTACACGATTCATTTGTTCTGTGATTGAAATGTGCTCTCTGATTGATGATTTTGGTTAGAATAGCTTTTGAGATTGCTTGAGATTTTctattgggttttaattttcaTAAGTTTAAGGTGTGGAGCTGTTATATCACCATGCCTCAAAAGTTTAAGTTGATGAGAAGATGTGAATTTTGTCATTTAAGTGATATCTAACCATAGTGATCAGCAGCAAAGATGAttcaaatagaaaaattgaCTGAGTGTTCTTTGTTAGTCCAGTGAGCAAAGGGATACTGCTGTCTGGTGGTAACTGGTTTACAATAAAGGTACTTGTTCAACGTATAGAAGGTAGATAAACTTCTTCTAAAGACTTCTATGCCACCAACCTTAATGGAACAACAGAAATGTTCACCACACATTATTTGTGAGAGCCAAATGGTCAACAATTTTTTCCAGTATGTATGAGTATTCCTTGTGAAGTGCCACCAAACTAGATGCAATTTGATAAAAGTAATGCAACATACAGTCGTGCAGTGTGCAAACGCCGCATAaccgttttgaaaaagagtggagtccacTGTTCAAAAAttagtcttttttcttttttttggtagataatagagattttattcatagtaaataggcatagcccaagtacacaggtagtatacaaaagaataaaCCTATGTACAATCTAAAGTAGAAACAGTACTAAGGAAAAGCATTACAAATGTTGATATCcctcaaaagattattcaccCAAAAGTTTAGTCTTTATTATCTATCAAAGTTTAGTCTTCACCCAAAAGCATTACAAAGCATTTCATGTAGGTTttgtatttactcactttttcaaagagattgcGCGGCACTTGCGCACTtcataactgtaaatatcatttcgcTTTTGATAAATACTTGCATTGAGCATATGTAACTCAATTTCAAATACTTGAGAATGTATAATGCAGATATTTTAGTAAGTTTCATTACTTCACATTAAGAACTTCGAAATTTTGCTTACATAGGTATTAGGTATATGTAACAAACTAGACAAGAGAACTTAGAAACCAAAGGACCTAATCTCATGGAAACTTGCTGAAATGACTCAgttaaattcaaatgagatatACATACAGTATAAACACCAACTTCAATGCACCGCTCTGCCTTAAGAATCTGAACAAGCATTGCAAGAAGCTGTGCCTGATCTGGAGATACCTATTAAGAGCAGTATGATGTCAAATTTCATGTACAAATtaaggaattaaaataaaaaattggacATTCCGTACAACATTCTACTGATAGAAACTAATTTATTCTATGAGTTTAAGGCATTGATTGAATTCACTGAGATAATGATGACACCAGTTAAATCGCACACAACTGCTTAAAAATTCTGTAATAGAAGTATAATTGATCAGGAcccatgaaaataaaatatttaaaactaatgtacCAACAGGCACATCACATTCTGTAATAGAAGAACGTTATTAAGACCAATGTACTTTCAACAAACGTATCTTCATCTCGAATCAATTAAGCTGACACGAGTTATTAAGACTAATGTACTTTCAACACAGATGGCTTCTTCTGTGCAGAATTGTACCTGACACAAGTTACttaatgggaaaaagaaaagaacagaaGTCTCTGCACGCCTAATTCTTTCCTTCATTTCAGCTCAAGCTTTACGACTGTTGCATTTGatagaaattattattatgtaTCTGTACCGATAAAAGGTGGCTTACAGAGCAAATACTCATACTCCCATGCACCACAAACTGAAATTCAGGCACCAGCCAAACccaacaaaattcaaaatagacTAATAGGAGGAACTAGAAGCCTCTGCATACtataataattaagatttaCATACTATAATAATTAAGATTCTTGGATGTATTTAAATCAGTGTTAAGAATCCTGCATCATGCAATCACAAATAATATACGCAACAGAAGCGAGCAGAAATGAATGCCTGCATCTGAGAACCACGCATAGAGGCAGTCTCCTCTCGAAGTTGCCGTAGAATCTGAAATAAACCTccaaaaacattacaaaagGCAAGTATACAAAAACTAATTGATAAAttgttacatataatatatatatacatatatatgtatatccaCACAAGATAATATCTCTTGAGTAAAACTAGAGCGTGAAATAGGAAATAACTTCAATACCTCTGGCTCTCGAGTGTTGGCAAGGATGTAATCATAAAGGCATGGAGTCACACTAATAACCTGCTTATTGCCGTACTTTTCATCATTAACAACAACAAATGCATTGGTGGAGCATCTTCTTAAGAACTGGTTTGACTTTCTGTTGGATGTCCGTAAGCCAAGGTGACCACTACTGCACCTCTCAGAGGAGGCCTTGACTGTTGAAGAAGTAACAACAGCAGTAATTGCAGATACTGGATTGAAGTTTAGCGTTAGTCTCAGAGATATCCGTGGGCAAGCTAGATGTTGATAGGATGACAAAAACCAACAACGATGAAGCACCAAGCTGCTGCTGCTGGCCATTCATGAATGAACTAAAGACAAGACAAGATAGCGTCTAACAACAACAGCTGAACCGATGacttgatattaaaaaaaagacaaatgTAGAACATCAATAGTTTGAATTGAGTCGTGTTAGTACCTAAGCTACCTGGGAGTTTTGTGGTAGGCTTAGGACTTATCCTCTCTTTTCTAAATATTTCGACTtggcaaaaaaaaattacttaatttcaattttactaCTTTGAAGTGATAAGAATTCCAACTAAGCTAATATTTCAACTACTAGAAATACAACTAAGAAGTCTATTCCGATTAAAGAACCCATAATCCATTAAGGAAATGCATATTAAATCTTCTTCACAACATGGACATAAGAAATTGACCCTAAAGAAATTATTCAAACACCTGGGCGGCACAAGTCAGACGGAGAATAATGACGAACGAAAACAATCCCAAACCTGAATTTATGGCAAATGAGTATCTACTAGAAATGAATGAACATACAGTTGGAAGGTTGCTCAAGTTCTAGAGCTATTTATAATACACTAAAGAGGAGGAAGAGCTCAAAAGAGGTGGCAGGAGTGGTTGGTAAAACAAAGTGACATAAACCATCAAATTCGGTAGATTTTAATGGCGTACTCCACCTTTACATTCGCAGTCATATCCGCAAGTAAAAGGCTAATATGTTCCAGTTCTTAAGCTTATAGAACATGGATGAAGatcaaaaaacaagaaaaagccAACGAATAACGTTACCTCGGATGCGCACGTTAACAACTGGAAAATGCATTTCACATCCACCCGTGCACTCTATTATGGAGTACGATTCTTTATTCTTATTGTGgt
This window harbors:
- the LOC122290194 gene encoding O-methyltransferase MdmC-like isoform X1, which encodes MANFSLSLSLSAHHNKNKESYSIIECTGGCEMHFPVVNVRIRVSAITAVVTSSTVKASSERCSSGHLGLRTSNRKSNQFLRRCSTNAFVVVNDEKYGNKQVISVTPCLYDYILANTREPEILRQLREETASMRGSQMQVSPDQAQLLAMLVQILKAERCIEVGVYTGYSSLAIALVLPESGHLVACERDAKSLEIAKKYYERAGVLHKVDVRYGLAADALKSMILNGEACSYDFAFVDAEKRMNQEYFELLLQLVKTGGLIVIDNVLWHGKVVDPMVNDAKTVSIRNFNKRLLEDKRVNISMVPIGDGMTICQKR
- the LOC122290194 gene encoding O-methyltransferase MdmC-like isoform X2, translated to MASSSSLVLHRCWFLSSYQHLACPRISLRLTLNFNPVSAITAVVTSSTVKASSERCSSGHLGLRTSNRKSNQFLRRCSTNAFVVVNDEKYGNKQVISVTPCLYDYILANTREPEILRQLREETASMRGSQMQVSPDQAQLLAMLVQILKAERCIEVGVYTGYSSLAIALVLPESGHLVACERDAKSLEIAKKYYERAGVLHKVDVRYGLAADALKSMILNGEACSYDFAFVDAEKRMNQEYFELLLQLVKTGGLIVIDNVLWHGKVVDPMVNDAKTVSIRNFNKRLLEDKRVNISMVPIGDGMTICQKR
- the LOC122290194 gene encoding probable caffeoyl-CoA O-methyltransferase 2 isoform X3, whose translation is MANFSLSLSLSAHHNKNKESYSIIECTGGCEMHFPVVNVRIRVSAITAVVTSSTVKASSERCSSGHLGLRTSNRKSNQFLRRCSTNAFVVVNDEKYGNKQVISVTPCLYDYILANTREPEVSPDQAQLLAMLVQILKAERCIEVGVYTGYSSLAIALVLPESGHLVACERDAKSLEIAKKYYERAGVLHKVDVRYGLAADALKSMILNGEACSYDFAFVDAEKRMNQEYFELLLQLVKTGGLIVIDNVLWHGKVVDPMVNDAKTVSIRNFNKRLLEDKRVNISMVPIGDGMTICQKR